In Archangium violaceum, the following are encoded in one genomic region:
- the aroF gene encoding 3-deoxy-7-phosphoheptulonate synthase yields MSGKPGDEGGAKPRESTPRVARASKPEGTCVRVGRVEIGGPGFVVMAGPCAVEGLEQTEQTATAVAASGAHVLRGGVFKPRTSPYAFQGMGEPGLRVLAEAARKVGLPIVSEVMESAQIPLMAEHVDILQVGARNMQNFPLLRALGKVRKPVLLKRGLAATFQEWMMAAEYLLDGGNEQVILCERGIRTFETAMRNTLDLAAVALAKQRTHLPVIVDPSHATGEPELIQPMALAAAAAGADGLIIEVHPRPEQALCDGQQALTPERFQQLMRRLPGVLHAVDRHLWRPEVPAHVAGAR; encoded by the coding sequence GTGAGCGGCAAGCCAGGTGATGAGGGCGGAGCAAAGCCCCGGGAGAGCACTCCCCGTGTGGCCCGGGCGTCGAAGCCCGAGGGCACGTGCGTGCGAGTGGGACGGGTGGAGATCGGCGGCCCCGGTTTCGTGGTGATGGCTGGTCCGTGCGCCGTGGAGGGCCTGGAGCAGACGGAGCAGACCGCCACCGCGGTGGCCGCCTCCGGCGCCCATGTGCTGCGCGGTGGGGTATTCAAGCCTCGCACCAGCCCCTACGCGTTCCAGGGAATGGGAGAGCCGGGCCTGCGCGTGCTGGCCGAGGCCGCGCGCAAGGTGGGGCTGCCCATCGTCAGCGAGGTGATGGAGTCCGCGCAGATTCCGCTCATGGCGGAGCACGTGGACATCCTCCAGGTGGGCGCGCGCAACATGCAGAACTTCCCGCTGCTGCGCGCGCTGGGGAAGGTGCGCAAGCCGGTGCTGCTCAAGCGGGGCCTGGCGGCGACGTTCCAGGAGTGGATGATGGCCGCCGAGTACCTGCTGGACGGCGGCAACGAGCAGGTCATCCTCTGCGAGCGCGGCATCCGCACCTTTGAAACGGCCATGCGCAACACGTTGGACCTGGCCGCGGTGGCGCTGGCGAAGCAGCGCACGCACCTGCCGGTCATCGTGGACCCCTCGCACGCCACGGGCGAGCCGGAGCTCATCCAGCCCATGGCCCTGGCTGCTGCGGCGGCGGGCGCCGACGGGTTGATCATCGAAGTGCATCCGAGGCCCGAACAGGCCCTGTGCGACGGGCAGCAGGCCCTCACACCGGAGCGCTTCCAACAATTGATGCGGCGGCTGCCGGGTGTGCTACACGCCGTGGACCGTCACCTTTGGAGGCCGGAAGTCCCGGCCCATGTCGCGGGGGCTCGATGA
- the aroC gene encoding chorismate synthase, which produces MNTLGTLFRITTFGESHGPALGTVIDGCPAGVPLERELIQAALDRRRPGQSSITTARAEPDQVEILSGVFEGKTLGTPLAAIVRNTNQRSGDYDKLKSEDRPGHADAVWRERFKHRDHRGGGRTSGRETLCRVIGGAVAEAYLAQAFPSIRTVAWVSQVGNLVSAVPEPGLTRAMVDAHPTRCPDPAAREEMSRRILTAKEAGDSLGGSIDVRVEGLPVGLGEPIFGKIKALLAHALGSVGAVTGVVWGPPDLLARIEQPGSVFHSQKDTYGGIQGGLANGEPVALRVFFKPPATLADHAKGGRHDPCIMPRAVPVLEAMVSVVLADLVLQLNARPHSA; this is translated from the coding sequence ATGAACACCCTCGGCACCCTGTTCCGCATCACCACCTTCGGCGAGAGCCACGGCCCCGCGCTCGGCACCGTCATCGATGGTTGTCCCGCGGGCGTCCCCCTGGAACGCGAGCTCATCCAGGCCGCGCTCGATCGCCGCCGTCCCGGTCAGTCCTCCATCACCACCGCTCGCGCCGAGCCCGATCAGGTCGAGATCCTCTCCGGTGTCTTCGAGGGCAAGACGCTCGGCACGCCCCTGGCGGCCATCGTCCGCAACACCAACCAGCGCTCCGGGGACTACGACAAGCTCAAGAGCGAGGATCGTCCCGGTCACGCGGACGCCGTCTGGCGCGAGCGCTTCAAGCACCGCGACCACCGGGGTGGCGGGCGCACCAGCGGCCGCGAGACGCTCTGCCGCGTCATCGGTGGCGCCGTCGCCGAGGCCTACCTCGCCCAGGCCTTCCCCTCCATCCGCACCGTCGCCTGGGTGTCCCAGGTGGGCAACCTCGTCTCCGCCGTTCCCGAGCCCGGCCTCACCCGCGCCATGGTGGATGCCCACCCCACCCGCTGCCCGGATCCGGCGGCTCGCGAGGAGATGTCCAGGCGCATCCTCACCGCCAAGGAGGCCGGTGACAGCCTGGGCGGCAGCATCGACGTCCGCGTGGAGGGCCTGCCCGTGGGTCTCGGCGAGCCCATCTTCGGAAAGATCAAGGCGCTGCTGGCGCACGCGCTGGGCAGCGTGGGCGCCGTCACCGGCGTGGTCTGGGGCCCGCCGGATCTGCTCGCGCGCATCGAGCAGCCCGGCAGCGTCTTCCACTCCCAGAAGGACACCTACGGCGGCATCCAGGGCGGCCTGGCCAATGGCGAGCCCGTGGCCCTGCGCGTCTTCTTCAAGCCTCCCGCCACGCTCGCGGACCATGCCAAGGGCGGGCGACATGACCCGTGCATCATGCCCCGCGCCGTGCCGGTGCTCGAGGCCATGGTCTCCGTCGTCCTGGCCGATCTCGTCCTGCAGCTGAACGCCCGACCCCACTCCGCATGA
- the ubiE gene encoding bifunctional demethylmenaquinone methyltransferase/2-methoxy-6-polyprenyl-1,4-benzoquinol methylase UbiE: MSTEVRQMFSSIATRYDVTNEVLSFGIHRLWRRTAVRLSGAKEGSAVLDCATGTGDLALAFKRKVGASGRVMGTDFCKEMLDSAPAKAAREGLQVEFQVADAMDLPFADDTFDVASIAFGIRNVDDPVKCLKEMARVVRPGGRVVVLEFGQPTGFFGALFRMYSKVIMPAIGGLLTGNRAAYEYLPRTSAAFPAGDRFLALMDQTGAYQERVAHPMTFGTSYVYVGTVR; encoded by the coding sequence ATGAGCACCGAAGTCCGTCAGATGTTCTCCTCCATCGCCACGCGCTATGACGTGACGAACGAGGTCCTGTCGTTCGGCATCCACCGCCTGTGGCGGCGCACGGCCGTGCGTCTCAGCGGCGCGAAGGAGGGCAGCGCCGTCCTCGACTGCGCCACCGGCACCGGAGACCTGGCGCTGGCCTTCAAGCGCAAGGTGGGCGCCTCGGGCCGCGTGATGGGCACCGACTTCTGCAAGGAGATGCTGGACAGCGCTCCCGCCAAGGCCGCCCGTGAGGGGCTCCAGGTCGAGTTCCAGGTGGCCGATGCCATGGACCTGCCCTTCGCGGACGACACCTTCGACGTGGCCTCCATCGCCTTCGGCATCCGCAACGTGGATGACCCGGTGAAGTGCCTCAAGGAGATGGCCCGCGTGGTGCGCCCCGGCGGCCGCGTGGTGGTGCTCGAGTTCGGCCAGCCCACCGGCTTCTTCGGCGCCCTCTTCCGTATGTACAGCAAGGTGATCATGCCCGCCATCGGTGGCCTTCTCACCGGCAACCGGGCCGCCTACGAGTACCTCCCCCGCACCTCGGCCGCCTTCCCGGCCGGCGACAGGTTCCTCGCCCTGATGGATCAGACCGGTGCCTATCAGGAGAGAGTGGCCCACCCGATGACGTTTGGGACATCCTACGTCTATGTCGGGACCGTCCGCTGA
- a CDS encoding 3-phosphoshikimate 1-carboxyvinyltransferase, with protein sequence MSKTKLQVDPSHLVPAVLTPPISKSDAQRAMVLAHLTGAWPLPVLQEEPEQFLPADVRVIRRGIETLRLPPGPVRDVNCADGGAPFRILVTQAAVTPGAHVRLTGTPRLGERPHGALFDSLREALGPSGLVLTEGNPWPVEIHAPTKTGEPVFRVPGAQSSQYASSLLLGCAALYLRERRPWRVEIIGPLTSAGYLELTVSWLRRFGFTVQESEGRLEVTDYRAPERTPAMPGDWSSLGYLLLIAWHTGGSVERADLSSAHPDQALVRLVERAGLTTVAGPDNTLRMTGKAKDGLVASGKECPDLLPTLAALACVLPRPSTLTDVGVLRLKESDRLEGIRTLVDAFGGKTQLEGETLTIHPPTSHPSHFSMDSKEDHRLAMVAATLSVVSGVPLTLTGPECVEKSFPGFWRQLERAGVRLTS encoded by the coding sequence ATGAGCAAGACGAAGCTGCAGGTCGATCCGAGCCACCTGGTGCCGGCGGTCCTCACGCCGCCCATCTCCAAGTCGGACGCGCAGCGGGCGATGGTGCTGGCGCACCTCACGGGCGCCTGGCCCCTGCCCGTCCTCCAGGAGGAGCCCGAGCAGTTCCTGCCCGCGGACGTGCGCGTGATTCGCCGGGGCATCGAGACGCTGCGCCTGCCTCCGGGCCCGGTGCGCGACGTGAACTGCGCGGATGGCGGAGCCCCCTTCCGCATCCTCGTCACCCAGGCGGCGGTGACTCCGGGAGCGCACGTGCGCCTGACCGGCACGCCCCGGCTCGGCGAGCGTCCGCATGGCGCCCTCTTCGACTCCCTGCGCGAGGCGCTCGGCCCCTCCGGGCTGGTGCTCACCGAGGGCAACCCCTGGCCGGTGGAGATCCATGCCCCCACCAAGACGGGAGAGCCCGTGTTCCGCGTGCCGGGCGCGCAGAGCAGCCAGTACGCCTCCAGCCTCCTGCTGGGGTGCGCGGCCCTCTACCTGCGCGAGCGCCGCCCATGGCGGGTGGAGATCATCGGCCCGCTGACGAGCGCGGGCTACCTGGAACTCACCGTCTCCTGGCTGCGCCGCTTCGGCTTCACCGTCCAGGAGTCCGAGGGACGGCTGGAAGTGACGGACTACCGGGCACCCGAGCGCACCCCGGCGATGCCCGGGGACTGGTCGTCCCTGGGCTACCTGCTGCTCATCGCCTGGCACACCGGGGGCAGCGTGGAGCGCGCGGATCTCTCCAGCGCCCACCCGGACCAGGCGCTGGTGCGGCTGGTGGAGCGCGCGGGCCTGACCACGGTGGCCGGCCCCGACAACACCCTGCGCATGACGGGCAAGGCGAAGGACGGGCTGGTGGCCTCGGGCAAGGAGTGCCCGGACCTGCTGCCTACGCTGGCCGCGCTCGCATGTGTGCTGCCACGCCCCTCCACGCTCACGGATGTAGGCGTCTTGCGCCTTAAGGAGAGCGACCGGCTGGAGGGAATCCGCACGCTGGTGGACGCTTTCGGCGGCAAAACCCAGCTGGAGGGGGAGACGTTGACAATCCACCCTCCTACCTCCCATCCGTCGCACTTCTCGATGGACAGCAAGGAAGATCACCGCCTGGCAATGGTGGCGGCTACTCTCTCTGTTGTGTCCGGTGTGCCTCTCACCCTCACCGGGCCGGAGTGCGTGGAGAAGAGCTTCCCGGGCTTCTGGCGGCAGTTGGAGCGCGCTGGGGTCCGCCTCACGTCTTGA
- a CDS encoding isochorismate synthase, whose protein sequence is MTTLGPVEGGRWVAGVRPLAAVDPLAGAEVLGEPSVYWERPLAREAVAGWGEASAVEAGSATQAQAVLKAISAPDAVRWLGEVPSALPGPWFGGMRFSAVGGDEGWVPFGFGRWTLPEVVVWREGTGLLAAAFAHEGPGAEDVVRSRLARVGAAFPAGYRHALGGPQTLKLTASRPDFEGRVVRAVETINAGGLQKVVMARAVEVEGERAFDRVDVLARLREQNPRCATFLFRAPDGTAFLGATPETLCRVEGRRLETEALAGSASPAQAGSLEASDKDRREHEAVVRYILKALKPLAECVDADAEPALLPLKNVVHLRTGIRAELREGVGVAELVAALHPTPAVGGAPREHALEFLIEHEALDRGWYAGPVGWVGLGRAHQMVALRSARVKDSRARLFVGAGIVAGSSAESEWRETEMKSLAMLRALGGGHV, encoded by the coding sequence ATGACAACGCTCGGACCCGTTGAGGGAGGCCGCTGGGTGGCGGGGGTGAGGCCCCTGGCCGCGGTGGATCCGCTCGCGGGGGCGGAGGTGTTGGGCGAGCCTTCCGTGTACTGGGAGCGTCCGCTCGCGCGGGAGGCGGTGGCGGGGTGGGGCGAGGCGTCGGCGGTGGAGGCCGGGAGCGCCACGCAGGCCCAGGCGGTGTTGAAGGCGATCTCCGCGCCGGACGCGGTGCGGTGGCTGGGCGAGGTGCCATCCGCGCTACCGGGTCCCTGGTTCGGGGGCATGCGCTTCTCGGCGGTGGGCGGGGACGAGGGCTGGGTGCCGTTCGGCTTCGGCCGGTGGACGTTGCCGGAGGTGGTGGTGTGGCGCGAGGGCACGGGCCTGCTCGCGGCGGCCTTCGCACACGAGGGGCCCGGGGCCGAGGACGTGGTGCGCTCGCGGCTGGCGCGGGTGGGTGCGGCCTTCCCGGCCGGGTACCGGCACGCCCTGGGAGGGCCCCAGACGTTGAAGCTGACTGCGTCCCGGCCGGACTTCGAGGGACGCGTGGTGCGTGCGGTGGAGACGATCAACGCCGGGGGCCTCCAGAAGGTGGTGATGGCGCGGGCGGTGGAGGTGGAGGGGGAGCGCGCCTTCGATCGGGTGGACGTGCTGGCCCGGCTGCGCGAGCAGAACCCGCGCTGCGCCACCTTCCTCTTCCGGGCGCCGGACGGGACGGCCTTCCTGGGCGCCACGCCGGAGACGCTGTGCCGGGTGGAGGGGCGCCGGTTGGAGACGGAGGCGCTCGCCGGCTCCGCCTCGCCCGCGCAGGCCGGGTCGCTGGAGGCGAGCGACAAGGATCGGCGCGAGCACGAGGCGGTGGTGCGCTACATCCTCAAGGCGCTCAAGCCGCTGGCCGAGTGCGTCGACGCGGACGCGGAGCCGGCGCTGCTGCCGTTGAAGAACGTGGTGCACCTGCGCACGGGCATCCGCGCCGAGCTGCGCGAGGGGGTGGGGGTGGCCGAGTTGGTGGCGGCGCTGCACCCCACACCGGCGGTGGGTGGAGCGCCGCGGGAGCACGCACTGGAGTTCCTGATCGAGCACGAGGCGCTGGATCGGGGCTGGTACGCGGGACCGGTTGGCTGGGTAGGACTCGGGCGGGCGCACCAGATGGTGGCGCTGCGCTCGGCACGGGTGAAGGATTCGAGAGCGCGACTCTTCGTGGGTGCTGGTATCGTGGCGGGCTCTAGCGCCGAATCGGAATGGCGTGAGACGGAGATGAAGAGCCTGGCCATGCTCAGGGCCCTCGGAGGAGGACATGTCTGA
- a CDS encoding 3-dehydroquinate synthase, with amino-acid sequence MIQLPPGAYRPATDRWGSFKRLSASLPEGSLAVVDRRVARLHPTLIPALKARKPRAVVQLTGGEVAKTFESLEQVLAAGLSMPRSGTLLAVGGGTVGDVCTVAAHLLKRGVRLVQVPTTLLAAVDSSLGGKGAVDMTVRGQVVKNPVGVFHYAEEAWLCPELYASLSETQLREGALEAWKMVASLDAELFRAYARRAPSLERMVKDARRLKESVCAKDPYEHEGLRRVLNFGHTFGHVLESVSRFELSHGDAVGLGMLCALDVGRALGITPDDVAWRVEDALHQGPGVLGRERTAELFARAKIKDVVALLAADKKAGSAGELRMVLLTDLGTAVVRDVSADQWQALWPTWTRGERP; translated from the coding sequence ATGATCCAACTTCCTCCTGGCGCCTACCGTCCCGCCACCGACCGGTGGGGCTCCTTCAAACGTCTGTCCGCGAGCCTCCCCGAGGGCAGCCTCGCCGTCGTGGATCGCCGCGTCGCGCGCCTGCACCCCACCCTGATACCGGCCCTCAAGGCCCGTAAACCGCGCGCCGTGGTTCAGCTCACCGGTGGCGAGGTCGCCAAGACCTTCGAGTCCCTGGAGCAGGTGCTCGCCGCGGGCCTGTCGATGCCGCGCTCGGGCACGCTGCTCGCCGTCGGAGGAGGCACCGTCGGTGACGTGTGCACGGTGGCGGCGCACCTGCTCAAGCGGGGCGTGCGGCTCGTGCAGGTGCCCACCACGCTGCTGGCGGCGGTGGACAGCAGCCTGGGTGGCAAGGGCGCGGTGGACATGACCGTGCGCGGCCAGGTGGTGAAGAACCCGGTGGGCGTCTTCCACTACGCCGAGGAGGCGTGGCTCTGCCCCGAGCTGTACGCCAGCCTCTCGGAGACGCAGCTGCGCGAGGGCGCGCTCGAGGCCTGGAAGATGGTGGCCAGCCTCGACGCCGAGCTCTTCCGCGCCTACGCGCGCCGGGCGCCCTCGCTGGAGCGGATGGTGAAGGACGCGCGCCGCCTCAAGGAGTCCGTCTGCGCGAAGGATCCCTACGAGCACGAGGGCCTGCGGCGGGTGCTCAACTTCGGGCACACCTTCGGTCACGTGCTGGAGAGCGTCTCGCGCTTCGAGCTGTCGCACGGGGACGCGGTGGGGCTCGGCATGTTGTGCGCGCTCGACGTGGGCCGCGCCCTGGGCATCACCCCCGATGACGTGGCCTGGCGGGTGGAGGACGCCCTGCACCAGGGACCCGGGGTGCTCGGCCGGGAGCGGACGGCGGAGCTGTTCGCGCGCGCGAAGATCAAGGACGTGGTGGCCCTGCTGGCCGCGGACAAGAAGGCCGGGAGCGCCGGCGAGCTGCGGATGGTGCTGCTCACCGACCTGGGCACCGCGGTGGTACGCGACGTGTCCGCGGACCAGTGGCAAGCGCTGTGGCCGACCTGGACCCGAGGGGAACGCCCATGA
- a CDS encoding citrate synthase, whose translation MPKDTLTITDNRTGKTYEVPIENGCIRTNNLRQIKVSEDDFGLMGYDPAFLNTANCKSAITFIDGDKGILEYRGYPIEQLAERSSYLEVAYLLLNGELPTQKQQEEFSYLVTHHTYVHENIKSFMDGFRYDAHPMSMLASTVAALSGFYPDARNIKDERSRSIQITRLIAKMPTIAAFSYRHSMGLPYVYPDNDLSYVGNFLAMIRKIGTASYKVHPTLEKALDVLFILHADHEQNCSTTSVRTVGSSEVDPYSAVAAGIAALYGPLHGGANEAVLRMLREIGHISKVPDFIKAVKSGEGEKKLMGFGHRVYKSYDPRAKVIKRVADEVFDVTGKNPLLEIAVELERIALQDDYFVKRKLYPNVDFYSGLIYEAMGFPVEMFPVLFAIPRTVGWCAQWQEMVKDPEQKIARPRQVYTGSKRRDYVQMTDRK comes from the coding sequence ATGCCAAAGGACACGCTGACGATCACGGACAACCGGACCGGGAAGACGTACGAGGTCCCGATCGAGAATGGCTGCATTCGGACGAACAACCTCCGGCAGATCAAGGTCTCCGAGGACGACTTTGGTCTGATGGGTTACGACCCAGCGTTCCTGAACACGGCCAACTGCAAGAGCGCCATCACCTTCATCGATGGTGACAAGGGCATCCTCGAGTACCGGGGATATCCCATCGAGCAGCTCGCGGAGCGCTCCTCGTACCTCGAGGTGGCGTACCTGCTGCTCAATGGCGAGCTGCCCACGCAGAAGCAGCAGGAGGAGTTCAGCTACCTCGTGACGCACCACACGTACGTGCACGAGAACATCAAGTCCTTCATGGACGGGTTCCGCTACGACGCGCACCCGATGTCCATGCTGGCCTCGACGGTGGCGGCGCTCTCGGGCTTCTACCCGGACGCGCGCAACATCAAGGACGAGCGCAGCCGCAGCATCCAGATCACCCGGCTCATCGCGAAGATGCCGACGATCGCGGCCTTCTCGTACCGCCACAGCATGGGCCTGCCGTACGTCTACCCGGACAACGATCTGTCCTATGTGGGCAACTTCCTGGCGATGATCCGGAAGATCGGCACGGCGTCGTACAAGGTGCACCCGACGCTGGAGAAGGCGCTGGACGTGCTGTTCATCCTGCACGCGGACCACGAGCAGAACTGTTCGACGACGTCGGTGCGCACGGTGGGCTCGTCCGAGGTGGATCCGTACTCGGCGGTGGCGGCGGGCATCGCGGCGCTGTACGGCCCGCTGCACGGCGGCGCCAACGAGGCGGTGCTGCGCATGCTGCGTGAGATCGGTCACATCTCGAAGGTGCCGGACTTCATCAAGGCGGTGAAGAGCGGCGAGGGCGAGAAGAAGCTGATGGGCTTCGGACACCGCGTGTACAAGTCGTACGATCCGCGCGCGAAGGTCATCAAGCGGGTGGCGGACGAGGTCTTCGACGTGACGGGCAAGAACCCGTTGCTGGAGATCGCGGTGGAGCTGGAGCGGATCGCCCTGCAGGACGACTACTTCGTGAAGCGCAAGCTGTACCCGAACGTGGACTTCTACTCGGGGCTCATCTACGAGGCGATGGGCTTCCCGGTGGAGATGTTCCCGGTGCTCTTCGCGATTCCGCGTACGGTGGGTTGGTGCGCGCAGTGGCAGGAGATGGTGAAGGATCCGGAGCAGAAGATCGCGCGTCCGCGTCAGGTGTACACGGGCTCGAAGCGTCGCGACTACGTGCAGATGACGGATCGCAAGTAG
- a CDS encoding shikimate dehydrogenase, whose product MRTARRVVTLPPTLRGPDALRFATEARGRGAEVLEVRTDLHPAEAVDAAALAGVMELLVSERGTPLPPAWVAAARWVDRDVVHAGELAAPPGKLLASHHAERPLSTEEALRLWDVALPDGSLVKHVEPLGEVSRARVDALLETQARLGARFGAERVTVLAMGPVALPVRAVLARRNVLDYVAVGGDWKAAPGQRLLADAFREARALSSTGSTRAPPYPHPSPLPEGEGTSTVGRLGILGTSIAHSRSPRIHLQPFDRIDIPEDGPVEALVDALLPHYRGFAVTSPFKIRLARHTGSSLDAINTLVRRRDRWESFNTDTEGARTVLERLGAREAFVLGDGGASAAIRVVASEVGCQLRFLRRAEISGPLTGPGIWTWPDRVTPPDSLRFEGARVAVIAYGAPARRIATEITRRGGSPLLLGAAWFIAQARRQRALWETAT is encoded by the coding sequence ATGAGGACGGCCCGCCGCGTCGTTACCCTCCCCCCCACCCTCCGCGGTCCCGACGCCCTCCGCTTCGCCACCGAGGCCCGCGGCCGTGGAGCGGAGGTGCTGGAGGTGCGCACGGATCTGCACCCCGCCGAGGCCGTGGACGCGGCGGCGCTCGCCGGAGTGATGGAGCTGCTCGTCTCCGAACGCGGCACGCCCCTGCCTCCGGCGTGGGTCGCCGCCGCCCGGTGGGTGGATCGGGATGTCGTTCATGCCGGCGAGCTGGCCGCTCCTCCCGGGAAGCTGCTGGCCTCGCATCATGCCGAGCGGCCCCTGTCCACCGAGGAGGCACTGCGCCTGTGGGATGTGGCGCTCCCCGATGGGTCGCTGGTGAAACATGTCGAGCCCCTCGGGGAGGTGTCCCGGGCCCGAGTCGATGCATTGTTGGAGACCCAGGCACGATTGGGAGCCCGTTTCGGGGCCGAGCGCGTCACCGTGCTCGCGATGGGGCCCGTCGCGCTTCCCGTGCGCGCCGTGCTCGCCCGGCGGAATGTGCTCGATTACGTCGCCGTCGGCGGCGATTGGAAGGCCGCTCCGGGACAGCGCTTGCTCGCGGATGCCTTCCGGGAGGCTCGGGCCCTCTCGTCCACGGGCTCGACCCGGGCTCCTCCATACCCTCACCCTAGCCCTCTCCCAGAGGGAGAGGGGACATCCACGGTGGGGCGACTCGGTATTCTGGGGACCTCGATCGCTCATTCGCGATCTCCTCGCATCCACCTCCAGCCCTTCGACCGCATCGACATCCCCGAGGACGGTCCCGTCGAGGCCCTCGTGGATGCCCTCCTTCCGCATTACCGCGGCTTCGCCGTCACCAGCCCCTTCAAGATCCGTCTCGCCCGGCACACCGGCTCGTCTCTCGACGCCATCAACACCCTCGTGCGCCGCCGTGACCGCTGGGAGTCCTTCAACACCGACACCGAGGGCGCTCGCACCGTCCTCGAACGGCTCGGAGCCCGGGAGGCCTTCGTCCTCGGAGACGGCGGTGCCAGTGCCGCCATCCGCGTCGTGGCCTCCGAGGTCGGCTGTCAGTTGCGGTTTCTAAGACGCGCCGAAATCTCCGGGCCCCTCACCGGCCCGGGCATCTGGACCTGGCCCGATCGCGTCACCCCGCCCGATTCCCTTCGTTTCGAGGGTGCTCGCGTCGCCGTGATCGCCTACGGTGCACCCGCGCGCCGTATCGCCACCGAAATCACCCGCCGCGGGGGAAGCCCGCTGCTCCTCGGCGCCGCCTGGTTCATCGCCCAGGCCCGTCGGCAGCGAGCCCTCTGGGAGACTGCTACATGA
- a CDS encoding shikimate kinase, protein MSGPSAELKQSLVERILEAVDPRLAPALREELARPGPSRPPSTGQTVAIGGHRAAGKTRLLPLVSALLGRSGLDLDVELERRSGRSLRDWVAEDPTAFRAAERTLFLELPPGSLVAVGGGFLSNHAEALAPCYTLLVPVSFETYRERLLADTSRPRLRPGMSLEEELSSVYHQRSVLHARVPTVSLVEFLRAFVSPGSQS, encoded by the coding sequence ATGTCGGGACCGTCCGCTGAGCTGAAGCAGTCTCTCGTCGAGAGGATCCTCGAGGCCGTGGATCCGCGGCTCGCGCCCGCCCTGCGGGAAGAGCTCGCCCGTCCCGGCCCCAGCCGGCCTCCCTCCACGGGGCAGACCGTCGCCATCGGCGGTCACCGCGCCGCCGGCAAGACGCGGCTGCTGCCCCTGGTGAGTGCCCTGCTGGGTCGGTCGGGGTTGGATCTCGATGTCGAGCTCGAGCGCCGCTCGGGCCGCTCGCTGCGCGACTGGGTCGCCGAGGATCCCACCGCGTTCCGCGCCGCCGAGCGCACCCTCTTCCTGGAGCTGCCCCCCGGTAGCCTGGTCGCCGTGGGTGGCGGGTTCCTCTCCAACCACGCGGAGGCCCTCGCTCCCTGTTACACCCTGCTCGTGCCCGTCTCCTTCGAGACCTACCGCGAGCGCCTCCTCGCCGATACCTCCCGCCCCCGGCTGCGCCCCGGCATGTCCCTGGAGGAGGAGCTCAGCTCCGTCTACCACCAGCGCTCGGTGCTCCACGCCCGGGTCCCCACCGTGAGCCTCGTCGAGTTCCTCCGCGCCTTCGTCTCCCCCGGGAGTCAGTCATGA